Proteins encoded together in one Tripterygium wilfordii isolate XIE 37 chromosome 14, ASM1340144v1, whole genome shotgun sequence window:
- the LOC120015663 gene encoding GATA transcription factor 18-like has protein sequence MMHRCQGNMVGPCSCGLFHSQGNSSCFSMLFSMPDHQKSYEETTDMYSFTSSSVDCTLSLGTPSTRLSDQDDNESQKNRCMSNLCWDIWQSKGSSAYPPTHKTSSRSGSNNGSSSTASNSTNDPLLARRCANCDTTSTPLWRNGPRGPKSLCNACGIRFKKEERRATAANGSGNGGSSGVMEQQQSYNPWVHHQSQQSSQKMACYSQTNEFRFIEDSSSDHVDSADHHNNTGINPFLSWRLNVTDRPTSLVHDFTR, from the exons ATGATGCATAGGTGTCAAGGGAACATGGTTGGACCATGTTCATGTGGTTTGTTTCACAGCCAAGGGAACAGTAGTTGCTTCTCCATGCTATTCTCCATGCCTGATCATCAGAAGTCTTATGAAGAAACAACCGATATGTATTCTTTCACGTCCTCTTCAGTTGATTGCACACTCTCTCTTGGCACCCCATCGACTCGTTTAAGCGATCAAGATGATAACGAGAGTCAGAAAAATCGCTGCATGTCTAACTTGTGCTGGGACATTTGGCAGTCCAAAGGTTCCTCAGCCTATCCACCAACTCACAAGACCAGCAGTCGTAGTGGAAGCAACAATGGTAGCAGCAGCACTGCTAGCAACTCAACCAATGATCCTCTCCTCGCTCGTAGATGTGCCAACTGTGACACCACCTCTACCCCTCTTTGGAGAAATGGACCCAGAGGCCCAAAG TCATTGTGCAATGCGTGTGGAATTCGGTTCAAGAAGGAAGAGAGGAGAGCGACAGCAGCAAATGGGAGTGGAAATGGAGGTTCATCAGGAGTGATGGAGCAGCAACAGAGTTACAATCCATGGGTTCATCATCAATCACAGCAGAGTTCACAGAAAATGGCATGCTATTCTCAGACAAATGAATTCAGGTTCATAGAAGACAGTAGTAGCGATCATGTTGACTCAGCTGATCATCATAATAACACAGGCATTAATCCATTCCTTTCCTGGCGACTCAACGTCACAGACAGGCCAACAAGCCTTGTCCATGACTTTACAAGATGA